A portion of the Aythya fuligula isolate bAytFul2 chromosome 10, bAytFul2.pri, whole genome shotgun sequence genome contains these proteins:
- the DNAJB8 gene encoding LOW QUALITY PROTEIN: dnaJ homolog subfamily B member 8 (The sequence of the model RefSeq protein was modified relative to this genomic sequence to represent the inferred CDS: deleted 1 base in 1 codon): MVDYYKVLGLQKNASQDDIRKSYRRLALQWHPDKNPSNKEEAEKKFKAVAEAYEVLSDPQKRSLYDRSVKESISHRARSPSMGHNSFFDTTYVFQDPNEIFRDFFGGMDPFVHAFWDPFDNLRNGDENKHGPSGRGSCSSLFSDFVQSFMPFNPFSPSEQPTFSFAEDMAEPHSFRSVLTTTEGINGKKVTTRKIIENGQETIEVEEDGHLRSVTINGREHLKL; the protein is encoded by the exons ATGGTGGACTACTACAAAGTCCTTGGACTGCAA AAAAACGCCTCCCAGGATGACATTAGGAAATCCTACCGCAGGCTGGCACTACAATGGCATCCTGATAAGAATCCCAGCAACAAGGaggaagctgaaaagaaattcaaagctGTCGCTGAGGCATACGAGGTTTTGTCTGACCCTCAGAAACGGTCGCTCTATGACAGGTCTGTTAAGGAGAGCATTTCCCACAGAGCAAGAAGTCCCTCAATGGGTCATAACAGCTTTTTTGACACCACTTATGTATTCCAAGACCCCAATGAGATCTTTAGGGATTTCTTTGGAGGGATGGATCCCTTTGTGCATGCTTTCTGGGACCCATTTGACAACCTCAGGAATGGTGATGAAAACAAGCACGGTCCAAGTGGAAGAGGAAGCTGCTCcagtttgttttctgacttCGTGCAGTCTTTCATGCCATTTAATCCATTCAGCCCTAGTGAGCAGCCCACCTTCTCCTTTGCTGAGGACATGGCTGAGCCACACAGTTTCAGATCAGTCTTGACCACTACTGAAGGGATCAACGGCAAGAAGGTCACCACCCGGAAAATCATCGAGAACGGGCAGGAGACAATAGAAGTGGAAGAAGATGGCCATTTGAGGTCTGTGACGATAAATGGAAGAGAACACCTGAAATTATAA